A region of Maridesulfovibrio sp. DNA encodes the following proteins:
- a CDS encoding PLD nuclease N-terminal domain-containing protein, whose amino-acid sequence MFFGAIPNLPMETWLIILGSVGLFAVLTLFAIWDAFNREFPSNMEKVGWIQLSIFIPFLGCMAYFLLGRKRGKKYNEE is encoded by the coding sequence ATGTTCTTCGGAGCAATTCCCAATCTTCCCATGGAAACCTGGCTCATCATCCTCGGCAGTGTCGGTCTTTTTGCGGTCTTGACACTTTTCGCCATATGGGATGCATTCAACAGGGAATTCCCGTCAAACATGGAAAAGGTCGGCTGGATTCAGCTCTCGATCTTTATTCCATTTTTAGGCTGCATGGCTTACTTTCTACTTGGCAGAAAAAGGGGGAAAAAATATAATGAAGAATAA
- a CDS encoding U32 family peptidase gives MNEHKPEILAPAGDKSSFLAAIAAGADAVYAGLKHFSARMEAYNFATSELAALAELGRENGVRTHIPMNTLIKPDDINSAARLVERISRTVKPDALIIQDIAMVEIARQAGFEGELHLSTLANVSHPAALKTAKELGVDRVVVPRELNLDEIRMMAEACPDSMTLEMFVHGALCYSVSGRCYWSSFFGGKSSLRGRCVQPCRRLYSGAKRKEAPKRLFSCLDLSLDILTKPTLAIPKVSSWKIEGRKKGPHYVYYTVAAYKMLRDNPNDAKVKKDAVELLELALGRPSSHSVFLPQRPFTPLDPSNETGSGFLIGITKQEKDGKPFFNCRQELLAGDFLRIGYQDQPGHQTMKIRKFIPKRGKVSIPVKGKTRLKSGTRVFLIDRREEGLVKALKRLDAKLSKISVAENAASEMVIDLPQPCPLPERTARHTLQRNPPKGKTKFGTDVWLSMNALKRTPRPAVSKIWWHLPPVVWPDEEKEVQKIIDICLSGGGRDFVLNSPWQKAFFPKNAQVRFHAGPFCNVSNPLTIEILADMGFSSAYVSPELAREDFLALPRNSPIPLGVILSGMWPLGLSRIMADETELMSPIYSQKKEICWARQYGQTYWIYPGWPLDFNAERKVLENSGYTMFLNIEEPWPRAVPEPQRTSNFNWDLSLL, from the coding sequence ATGAATGAACATAAACCAGAAATTCTTGCTCCGGCAGGCGACAAATCGTCTTTCCTTGCAGCCATAGCCGCAGGTGCGGATGCCGTCTATGCCGGACTTAAACATTTTTCCGCTCGCATGGAAGCTTATAATTTCGCTACCAGTGAGCTTGCAGCCCTTGCGGAACTGGGCAGGGAAAACGGAGTCCGCACCCATATTCCCATGAACACCCTCATCAAACCTGATGATATAAACTCTGCAGCACGCCTTGTGGAACGAATCTCCCGTACAGTCAAGCCGGATGCCCTGATCATTCAGGATATCGCCATGGTTGAGATAGCACGTCAGGCCGGCTTTGAAGGTGAGCTGCACCTTTCAACCCTCGCCAACGTCAGCCACCCTGCGGCCCTGAAAACAGCGAAAGAACTGGGCGTGGACCGCGTGGTTGTTCCCCGTGAACTCAATCTTGATGAAATCAGAATGATGGCCGAGGCCTGCCCTGATTCCATGACTTTAGAAATGTTTGTCCACGGTGCGCTCTGCTATTCCGTTTCCGGGCGCTGCTACTGGAGCTCCTTCTTCGGCGGCAAAAGCAGCCTGCGTGGCCGTTGTGTCCAGCCATGCCGCAGACTCTACTCCGGAGCCAAGCGTAAGGAAGCACCCAAACGCTTATTCTCCTGTCTTGATCTCAGCCTCGATATTCTGACCAAACCGACCCTTGCCATCCCCAAAGTCAGCTCATGGAAAATCGAAGGCCGTAAAAAAGGCCCCCACTACGTATATTACACCGTTGCTGCGTACAAAATGCTACGCGACAACCCCAATGACGCCAAGGTCAAAAAAGATGCTGTGGAGCTGTTGGAACTTGCACTGGGCAGACCTTCTTCACATTCGGTATTCCTGCCGCAACGTCCGTTCACTCCTCTGGATCCTTCCAACGAAACCGGTTCAGGGTTTCTGATCGGTATCACCAAGCAGGAAAAAGACGGCAAGCCTTTTTTCAATTGCCGTCAGGAGCTCCTTGCCGGAGACTTCCTGCGCATCGGTTATCAGGACCAACCCGGCCACCAGACCATGAAGATACGCAAATTCATCCCCAAAAGGGGCAAAGTATCCATTCCGGTCAAAGGCAAAACACGCCTCAAATCCGGCACACGGGTATTCCTCATTGACCGCCGCGAAGAAGGTCTGGTCAAGGCGCTTAAAAGGCTTGATGCAAAACTTTCAAAGATCAGTGTTGCGGAGAATGCAGCCAGCGAGATGGTTATAGATCTGCCACAGCCCTGCCCGCTTCCGGAAAGAACCGCCCGCCACACTTTGCAGCGCAATCCCCCCAAGGGGAAAACCAAATTCGGTACAGATGTCTGGCTTTCCATGAACGCCCTCAAGCGCACTCCGCGTCCGGCTGTTTCCAAAATATGGTGGCATCTGCCCCCGGTGGTCTGGCCCGACGAAGAAAAGGAAGTCCAGAAGATCATCGACATCTGCCTTAGCGGTGGTGGACGTGATTTCGTGCTCAACTCACCTTGGCAGAAGGCTTTCTTTCCCAAAAATGCCCAAGTCCGCTTTCATGCGGGACCGTTCTGCAACGTATCCAACCCGCTGACCATCGAGATACTGGCCGACATGGGCTTTTCATCCGCATACGTCAGCCCGGAACTGGCCCGTGAGGACTTCCTTGCCCTGCCCCGGAACAGCCCGATTCCGCTCGGAGTTATCCTTTCCGGCATGTGGCCTCTTGGACTTTCAAGGATAATGGCCGATGAAACCGAGCTGATGAGCCCGATTTACAGCCAGAAAAAGGAAATCTGCTGGGCGCGACAATACGGACAGACCTACTGGATCTATCCCGGCTGGCCGCTCGATTTCAACGCTGAACGCAAGGTGCTGGAAAATTCCGGCTATACCATGTTCCTCAATATCGAAGAGCCTTGGCCGCGCGCTGTACCCGAACCGCAACGTACCAGTAATTTCAACTGGGATTTAAGCTTACTGTAA
- the ybgF gene encoding tol-pal system protein YbgF translates to MKNNMKKSLIAALIAFPLATGLNGCVTTSDMDKLRMELRQTRSQLNKKIDNVEQQTAADNVTLREEIKKSSSPVQTQQANMYAEVNALKMQVAKLQGTIITMSESVNRLDAGDSNSTVTLEGLSQKVEHMRMALESQLAIDLGLIKAQNTKNKATQEAVAETAAAVGGIAAVVAPDPQKAESADPAQALYDKGLAEFKGRKYKDAIRDMAEFTKTFPKHKLLPNAIFWEGECYYQLKDYANAALKYQGVIAKYSKSNKYRPALLKQGLCLIKLGKTKSGRYILEDLIKKSPDSAEAKRAKSIIKNLK, encoded by the coding sequence ATGAAGAATAATATGAAGAAATCTCTCATTGCCGCTCTTATCGCCTTTCCGCTGGCTACAGGTCTTAACGGCTGCGTTACCACATCCGATATGGACAAACTACGTATGGAACTGCGCCAGACCAGATCCCAGCTCAATAAAAAAATCGACAATGTCGAGCAGCAGACAGCTGCCGATAATGTTACCCTGCGGGAAGAGATAAAGAAGTCCAGCTCTCCAGTTCAAACCCAACAGGCAAACATGTACGCAGAAGTAAACGCCCTGAAAATGCAGGTCGCCAAACTTCAAGGCACCATAATCACCATGTCTGAATCTGTTAACAGGCTTGATGCCGGGGACAGCAACAGCACCGTAACTCTGGAAGGACTTTCCCAAAAAGTCGAACATATGCGCATGGCCCTTGAAAGCCAACTGGCTATTGACCTCGGCTTGATAAAGGCTCAGAATACCAAAAATAAAGCCACTCAGGAAGCTGTAGCTGAAACCGCAGCAGCTGTGGGCGGAATTGCAGCAGTTGTAGCTCCCGATCCCCAAAAAGCAGAATCTGCTGATCCGGCTCAGGCCCTGTACGACAAGGGACTCGCTGAATTCAAGGGACGTAAATATAAAGATGCCATCAGAGATATGGCTGAATTTACAAAGACTTTCCCTAAACACAAGCTTCTTCCCAACGCTATTTTCTGGGAAGGTGAATGTTACTACCAGCTCAAGGATTACGCTAATGCAGCCCTGAAATATCAGGGAGTTATAGCCAAATATTCCAAGAGCAATAAATACAGACCGGCACTGCTTAAGCAAGGACTCTGCCTGATCAAACTGGGTAAAACCAAATCAGGGCGTTATATTCTTGAGGACCTGATCAAAAAGTCCCCGGATTCCGCTGAAGCAAAACGCGCCAAAAGCATTATAAAAAACTTAAAATAA
- a CDS encoding GTP-binding protein: MRLVTVSGPPSSGKTSVIIKTIEALREEKTKCGVVKFDCLSAQDQILYHTKDIPIKTGLSGNLCPDHFYVSNIEAALEWAQGEQFDYLITESAGLCNRCSPHIKNILAVCVIDNLSGVNTPKKIGPMLKLADIVVITKGDIVSQAEREVFAFRVRQVNPRAKIIQFNGVTGQGSFYLKKALPETDEIGSLRGSTLRFTMPGALCSYCLGEKAIGEDKQIGVSKLMEFDG, translated from the coding sequence ATGAGGCTTGTAACAGTCTCGGGTCCACCCTCATCAGGGAAGACCAGTGTCATCATAAAAACCATAGAAGCTTTACGGGAAGAAAAAACAAAATGCGGGGTGGTCAAATTTGACTGCCTTTCAGCTCAGGACCAGATTTTATATCACACAAAAGATATTCCGATAAAAACAGGACTTTCAGGCAACCTTTGTCCCGATCATTTTTATGTCAGCAATATTGAAGCAGCCCTTGAATGGGCTCAGGGTGAGCAGTTTGACTATCTGATCACTGAAAGTGCCGGACTTTGTAACCGCTGCTCTCCACACATAAAGAATATTCTTGCGGTGTGTGTAATAGACAACTTAAGCGGAGTTAATACTCCTAAAAAGATCGGTCCCATGTTAAAACTGGCTGATATTGTTGTCATCACAAAAGGAGATATTGTCTCTCAGGCTGAACGTGAAGTATTTGCCTTTAGAGTCCGGCAGGTAAACCCGCGGGCTAAAATCATTCAATTTAATGGTGTTACCGGACAGGGAAGTTTCTATCTGAAAAAAGCTCTTCCTGAAACGGACGAGATCGGTTCACTTAGAGGATCAACGCTACGTTTTACCATGCCCGGAGCCTTGTGTTCATACTGCCTTGGTGAAAAAGCTATTGGGGAAGATAAACAGATCGGGGTTTCAAAGCTCATGGAATTTGATGGATGA
- a CDS encoding 4Fe-4S binding protein: MTDSKNFNKIIHLSFPPNTSGRPVVCNLGKLYNLSFNILKADINPRLEGSMTLEITGLEEDYHKGINYLKENGVRLIPVAQKIARDEESCMHCGMCLAMCPTGALSLDKETRMVLFDLDKCTACGLCTKVCPVRAMEVDPQD; the protein is encoded by the coding sequence ATGACTGACAGTAAGAATTTTAACAAAATCATCCACCTTTCCTTCCCTCCCAATACTTCCGGTCGCCCGGTGGTATGCAATCTGGGCAAACTCTACAACCTCAGCTTTAACATCCTGAAAGCTGACATCAACCCCAGACTTGAAGGAAGCATGACCCTTGAGATTACCGGTCTTGAGGAAGATTACCATAAGGGTATCAATTACCTTAAAGAAAACGGCGTACGGCTCATCCCAGTAGCCCAGAAAATAGCAAGGGATGAAGAATCCTGTATGCATTGCGGCATGTGCCTCGCCATGTGTCCCACCGGCGCCCTTTCACTGGATAAAGAAACCCGCATGGTACTTTTTGATCTGGACAAATGTACTGCCTGCGGTCTCTGCACCAAAGTATGTCCCGTGCGGGCCATGGAAGTCGATCCGCAGGATTAA
- a CDS encoding ATP-binding cassette domain-containing protein gives MNTFAESKTNKIKSIKILPGRNKTGKSESHEVLLEMGKITAIVGPTGSGKSRLLEDIECLAQRDTPTRRKILVDGEEPSYDARFSCEGRLIAQLSQNMNYVMDLSVQEFLTMHAESKLADNVENLVETVFEKANNLAGEPFFKDTPVTQLSGGQSRALMIADTALLSQAPIILIDEIENAGVDKGKALELLIDNNKIVLIATHDPYLALCADQRIIIKNGGIEKIIKTTGNEQKKLIKLKELEETLNSLRNSLRRGDIL, from the coding sequence ATGAATACTTTCGCTGAAAGTAAGACCAATAAAATTAAATCCATTAAGATTCTTCCCGGACGCAATAAAACGGGAAAATCAGAATCCCATGAAGTGTTGCTTGAAATGGGAAAGATTACAGCAATTGTAGGTCCCACAGGATCAGGTAAAAGCAGGCTGTTGGAGGATATAGAATGTCTGGCCCAGAGGGATACTCCAACCCGGAGAAAAATTCTGGTAGATGGTGAAGAGCCTTCCTATGACGCCCGTTTTTCCTGTGAAGGACGATTAATCGCTCAGCTTTCACAAAATATGAACTATGTAATGGACCTTTCTGTTCAGGAATTTCTAACCATGCATGCCGAGAGCAAACTGGCTGATAATGTTGAGAATCTGGTCGAAACCGTTTTTGAAAAGGCAAACAATCTGGCAGGTGAGCCCTTCTTTAAAGATACTCCGGTTACTCAACTCTCCGGTGGGCAAAGCCGTGCTCTCATGATTGCAGACACAGCTCTTTTGAGTCAGGCGCCGATTATACTTATCGACGAAATCGAAAATGCAGGAGTAGATAAAGGCAAGGCCCTTGAATTGCTTATCGATAACAATAAAATAGTGCTCATTGCTACCCATGATCCCTATCTCGCCCTTTGTGCCGACCAGCGGATAATTATTAAAAATGGCGGGATTGAAAAAATCATTAAAACTACCGGTAACGAGCAGAAAAAACTTATCAAACTAAAAGAACTGGAAGAGACATTGAACAGTCTTCGCAATTCTCTTCGCAGGGGAGACATTCTTTAA
- the lspA gene encoding signal peptidase II produces the protein MNKYFSAGIIATVTLILDQVTKIAVREKMVLWTSEVVIPGLFNLVHVINKGAAFGFLNSADITWQRNFFIVVTIIALGAIGMLLKSAEERDKFQIVGLGLVLGGALGNLIDRILYHEVTDFLDFYFGSHHWPAFNIADIAICLGAFAMIISFYKNK, from the coding sequence ATGAATAAGTACTTTTCAGCTGGGATAATTGCGACAGTGACGCTGATACTGGATCAGGTCACAAAGATTGCAGTTCGGGAAAAGATGGTTCTTTGGACATCGGAAGTCGTTATTCCCGGATTGTTTAATCTGGTCCACGTAATCAACAAAGGTGCGGCCTTCGGATTCCTGAACAGCGCCGATATTACATGGCAGCGCAACTTTTTTATCGTGGTTACCATTATTGCCCTCGGTGCAATCGGGATGCTGCTCAAATCCGCTGAGGAGCGGGATAAATTTCAGATTGTGGGACTGGGACTTGTACTGGGTGGTGCTCTCGGCAATCTGATCGACCGGATTCTCTACCATGAAGTAACTGATTTTCTGGATTTTTACTTCGGTTCCCACCATTGGCCGGCATTCAACATAGCGGATATTGCCATCTGTCTGGGCGCTTTTGCCATGATCATATCCTTTTACAAAAACAAGTAA
- a CDS encoding dihydroorotate dehydrogenase electron transfer subunit: MSANNCRAVKVISNKPLGLSSPGEEIVELKLEYPDWKPGWRAGQFVMIRPFSWPLDLVWGRPFSICNADETSLTILFQVVGRGTARLLELKEGDEVNIWGPLGNFFSKPQDRPVLMLAGGMGLAPFCGYVDTHPQPENLKLFFAHRPPLENYPYKGIADKVDVEDLRETKPEDIPSIIARVEELVKEYAENGGLIVACGPHPFLKTIWAAANRFGADAELSLENRMACGVGACLGCVCKDTDDHHTQVCTTGPVFKANNLSLED; the protein is encoded by the coding sequence ATGAGTGCAAACAATTGCAGGGCTGTGAAAGTCATTAGCAACAAGCCCCTCGGATTATCCTCACCCGGTGAGGAAATAGTCGAACTCAAACTCGAATATCCGGACTGGAAGCCGGGTTGGCGGGCCGGACAGTTCGTCATGATCAGGCCCTTTTCATGGCCTCTGGACCTCGTCTGGGGACGTCCTTTTTCCATTTGTAACGCAGATGAGACCAGTCTGACTATCCTTTTTCAGGTTGTCGGTCGCGGGACTGCCCGTCTGCTGGAACTTAAAGAAGGCGATGAAGTGAATATCTGGGGACCGCTGGGTAACTTTTTCAGTAAACCGCAGGATCGACCCGTACTCATGCTCGCCGGAGGGATGGGTTTAGCCCCCTTTTGCGGATATGTCGATACCCATCCGCAGCCTGAAAATTTGAAATTATTCTTCGCTCACCGTCCTCCGCTTGAAAACTATCCTTACAAAGGTATTGCGGACAAGGTTGATGTGGAAGATCTCCGTGAAACCAAACCTGAAGATATCCCCTCCATTATTGCAAGGGTGGAGGAACTGGTAAAGGAATACGCTGAAAATGGAGGCCTTATCGTGGCCTGCGGTCCTCACCCGTTCCTGAAAACAATCTGGGCCGCAGCCAACAGGTTCGGAGCTGATGCAGAGCTTTCCCTTGAAAACCGCATGGCCTGCGGAGTAGGGGCCTGTCTCGGCTGTGTCTGCAAGGATACTGATGATCATCATACTCAGGTCTGTACCACCGGGCCTGTTTTCAAAGCCAATAATCTCAGTCTGGAGGATTAA
- a CDS encoding ABC transporter substrate-binding protein: MREQFAAVNENMSIFEILTNHPYLIGLFKEYGLGKFEQTEILEKLGPLLKLKTPLKMMGINKGSFVELLNESILEHSKNSDFTLTENPERQKDLTLLALLPCGLKMPFTRAFEAFTTEYNKEHGNSLKYLLEGNVNHELSYYKYIDSVESFEELPDIVISSDINSFYHKSFREHFLEKKGFVDLLPNKINADFEKIAFNDPDSQFTMLSANLLVLVSIDELLEEKPAVESWKDIMTPEFQNGVVMRGQAEFFCNGVLLPFYSLFGMEGITNLARSVRTGVHPSEMVKMIDSGKTDVAPLYIMPYFFAQKIKNKERVSIRIPNEGAIVSPVQMFVKKDSQDKVKGITDFLLSTEFGQLCADAYFPAVNPEVKNVTSHIEELLWLGWDFLKQNDIGQLKKDIEKNFMENFRATGGYV, translated from the coding sequence ATGAGAGAACAGTTTGCTGCAGTAAATGAAAATATGAGCATTTTTGAAATCCTGACAAATCATCCTTATCTGATCGGTTTATTCAAAGAATATGGATTGGGTAAATTCGAGCAAACTGAAATTCTCGAAAAACTGGGACCTCTGCTCAAGCTGAAAACTCCTTTAAAAATGATGGGGATCAATAAAGGAAGTTTTGTTGAACTGCTTAATGAAAGCATCCTCGAACATAGTAAAAATTCTGATTTCACGTTGACTGAAAATCCAGAACGACAGAAGGACCTCACCTTACTTGCCTTGTTGCCCTGTGGTTTAAAAATGCCCTTTACACGTGCCTTTGAAGCCTTCACTACAGAGTACAACAAAGAACACGGCAACTCGTTAAAATATCTGCTTGAAGGTAATGTAAACCACGAACTTTCATACTATAAATACATAGACTCGGTGGAGTCTTTTGAAGAACTACCGGATATTGTGATCAGTTCCGATATTAACAGCTTCTATCACAAGTCCTTTCGAGAACATTTCCTCGAGAAAAAAGGCTTTGTAGATCTGCTTCCCAATAAAATTAATGCCGACTTTGAAAAAATCGCTTTTAATGATCCTGACAGCCAGTTTACCATGCTTTCGGCAAACCTTCTGGTTCTGGTCTCAATTGACGAACTGCTTGAAGAAAAACCTGCGGTAGAATCATGGAAAGACATTATGACTCCTGAATTTCAAAACGGAGTAGTAATGCGCGGTCAGGCAGAGTTTTTCTGCAACGGAGTCCTGCTACCCTTTTATTCACTTTTTGGAATGGAAGGGATTACAAACCTTGCCCGTTCAGTGCGAACCGGGGTTCATCCCTCAGAAATGGTAAAAATGATCGACAGCGGGAAGACTGATGTCGCTCCACTTTACATTATGCCCTATTTCTTCGCTCAAAAAATCAAAAATAAGGAACGTGTTTCTATACGTATTCCAAACGAGGGAGCCATAGTCAGCCCTGTACAGATGTTTGTTAAAAAAGATTCTCAGGATAAAGTTAAAGGAATAACTGACTTCCTGCTCAGCACAGAATTCGGTCAGTTATGTGCGGATGCTTACTTCCCTGCAGTAAACCCCGAAGTAAAGAACGTAACATCCCATATTGAAGAACTTTTATGGCTGGGATGGGATTTCTTAAAACAAAATGACATAGGGCAGCTGAAAAAGGACATAGAGAAAAATTTTATGGAGAATTTTCGCGCAACGGGAGGATATGTATGA
- the lgt gene encoding prolipoprotein diacylglyceryl transferase has translation MNPILFSIGSVNIYAYSVYLTAGCLLAMGWTMRAARLWELDYKLAPATGIIAILSGIIGARALYIGLYPQEFTGNLLKIFYIWQGGLVFSGAIIFGSLAGLLYLRSKQQPLLDWMDCFAPGIALGQAVGRLGCFFAGCCYGKPSDLPWAVTFKNTSSLAPLFQPLHPTQLYHSLAGLITFLILLAVGNKLQTEGRITGLFLVLFSAFRFIIEFFRADYRGELGPLSMTQFITLVFFAIGIYLLSIYKKRST, from the coding sequence ATGAATCCGATCCTGTTCAGCATAGGTTCTGTAAATATTTACGCTTACAGTGTGTACCTGACTGCCGGATGCCTGCTGGCTATGGGCTGGACCATGCGCGCTGCAAGACTTTGGGAACTGGATTACAAACTGGCTCCAGCCACCGGAATAATCGCAATTCTCAGCGGTATTATCGGAGCAAGGGCTCTTTATATCGGACTGTATCCCCAGGAATTCACTGGAAACCTGCTCAAAATATTCTATATCTGGCAGGGGGGACTGGTTTTTTCCGGTGCCATAATTTTCGGTTCACTGGCCGGGTTGCTCTACCTGCGTTCCAAACAGCAGCCGCTTCTGGATTGGATGGACTGTTTTGCTCCGGGAATCGCTCTGGGACAGGCCGTGGGCCGGCTGGGCTGTTTCTTTGCCGGCTGTTGTTACGGTAAACCGAGTGATCTGCCATGGGCTGTGACTTTCAAAAACACCTCATCCCTTGCGCCGCTTTTCCAGCCCCTGCATCCTACCCAGCTGTATCACTCCCTTGCCGGACTGATTACATTTCTTATTTTACTAGCCGTGGGAAACAAACTGCAAACAGAAGGCCGAATCACAGGTCTATTCCTTGTGTTGTTTTCTGCGTTCAGATTTATTATTGAATTTTTCAGGGCTGATTACCGGGGCGAACTCGGTCCATTGTCCATGACCCAATTCATAACACTTGTCTTTTTCGCAATTGGTATATACCTGTTATCAATATATAAAAAAAGGAGCACCTAA
- a CDS encoding dihydroorotate dehydrogenase has translation MDVSIDFAGLKLKNPILTASGTFGFGLEFKRFGDLESLGGIVVKGLSLKPREGNPMPRIAETPCGMLNAIGIQNPGVEVFLKDKLPKLPWKTLPVLANLYATDAEEFGELAGVLAGEEGVAALEVNVSCPNVKEGGIAFGQDPKQITRVAEAVKKNSGNKPVIIKLSPNVTDITVCARAAEDGGADALSLINTLSGMAVDIERRIPRLANVIGGLSGPAVKPVALRCVYQAVNAVKIPVMGLGGITTAEDAAEFLLVGARAVQIGTGNFISPDTAFKIAEELPKVLERIKAESLEKFIGSLQLPK, from the coding sequence ATGGATGTATCAATTGATTTTGCCGGACTGAAGCTTAAGAACCCCATCCTCACCGCTTCCGGGACATTCGGATTCGGCCTCGAATTCAAGCGTTTCGGCGATCTTGAATCTCTGGGGGGAATTGTGGTCAAGGGGCTTTCCCTCAAGCCGAGAGAAGGGAATCCCATGCCCAGAATCGCTGAAACCCCTTGCGGTATGCTCAATGCCATCGGTATCCAGAATCCGGGTGTGGAAGTATTCCTCAAGGATAAGCTGCCTAAGCTGCCGTGGAAGACACTGCCTGTACTGGCAAACCTTTATGCCACTGATGCCGAGGAGTTCGGCGAGCTGGCCGGAGTTCTGGCCGGTGAAGAGGGCGTAGCAGCCCTTGAGGTCAATGTTTCCTGCCCGAACGTAAAAGAGGGTGGTATTGCCTTTGGACAGGACCCTAAGCAGATTACAAGGGTTGCCGAGGCCGTTAAGAAGAATTCCGGCAACAAGCCGGTCATCATCAAGCTTTCGCCCAATGTCACCGACATCACTGTCTGTGCCAGAGCTGCGGAAGACGGCGGGGCGGATGCTCTTTCGCTGATCAACACCCTTTCCGGCATGGCTGTGGATATCGAACGCAGAATCCCGCGTCTTGCCAACGTAATCGGAGGTCTGTCCGGTCCTGCTGTGAAGCCTGTGGCGCTTCGTTGCGTATATCAGGCTGTGAATGCCGTAAAAATTCCGGTCATGGGACTTGGCGGCATCACCACAGCCGAAGATGCGGCAGAATTTCTGCTCGTCGGCGCACGGGCAGTGCAGATCGGAACCGGAAACTTCATCAGCCCGGATACTGCCTTCAAGATTGCGGAAGAGTTGCCGAAAGTTCTGGAGCGCATAAAAGCCGAGTCTCTGGAAAAATTTATCGGAAGCCTGCAGTTGCCTAAATAG
- a CDS encoding protein phosphatase CheZ produces the protein MIHDDQIVREMMEKVSDDLSKSLKESIADAVQKEISKSMSQTLLEGEFYRRINIDLQNGLRDIYQEVAKAKKGPASASETVVCVDSDPDQLFNEASDQLDAIMRTTEKATQDIMDILEKTQETQSALAKIIKAFESGGVKKEQRVELSNINDTLGQDIMTIMTTLSFQDLTGQRIKIIIDTIKSVEKIVLDLYMSTGLKIKAREEAPEKSLAQLDQETENKMSELQGPTEKADQGDVDDLLASLGL, from the coding sequence GTGATTCATGATGATCAGATAGTGCGGGAGATGATGGAAAAGGTTTCCGATGACCTTAGCAAAAGCCTTAAGGAAAGCATTGCGGATGCAGTGCAGAAGGAAATTTCCAAGAGCATGTCCCAAACTCTTCTGGAAGGCGAATTCTACCGTCGCATCAATATTGACCTGCAAAACGGTCTTCGGGACATTTATCAGGAAGTAGCCAAGGCCAAAAAAGGCCCTGCAAGTGCTTCTGAAACCGTTGTCTGCGTTGATTCAGACCCGGATCAGCTTTTTAATGAAGCATCCGACCAGCTCGATGCCATTATGCGCACCACAGAAAAAGCCACACAGGACATTATGGATATTCTTGAAAAGACACAGGAAACCCAGAGTGCCCTTGCAAAAATCATCAAGGCTTTTGAGTCCGGGGGCGTAAAAAAAGAACAAAGAGTTGAACTGTCCAACATCAACGACACTCTGGGTCAGGATATCATGACCATCATGACAACACTATCCTTTCAGGATTTGACTGGCCAGCGTATCAAAATCATCATTGATACCATCAAAAGCGTTGAAAAAATCGTTCTCGACCTTTACATGTCCACCGGACTTAAAATCAAAGCCCGCGAAGAGGCTCCTGAAAAATCTCTTGCGCAGCTTGATCAGGAAACTGAAAACAAAATGAGCGAACTGCAGGGGCCCACTGAAAAAGCCGATCAGGGAGATGTTGACGATCTGTTGGCATCCCTTGGTTTATAA